From a single Phalacrocorax carbo chromosome 10, bPhaCar2.1, whole genome shotgun sequence genomic region:
- the LYRM1 gene encoding LYR motif-containing protein 1 isoform X2 — translation MTPVTRQEVLGLYRKIFRIAKKWQSASGQIEETIKEKEYIKNEAKTLFRKNKNVTDPKLIKQCIEECDARIEIGLHYNIPYPRPIHLPPMGLAHKQGRTLRNQEKLRKISKPIYLKSHDEVS, via the exons atgACACCAGTTACTCGACAAGAAGTTCTTGGCCTTTACCGCAAGATATTCCGAATAGCCAAAAAATGGCAGTCGGCATCAGGACAGATAGAAGAAACTATTAAAGAGAAAGAGTACATTAAAAATGAAGCCAAAACATTATTCcgaaaaaacaaaaat GTAACAGATCCAAAGCTGATTAAACAGTGTATAGAAGAATGTGATGCAAGAATAGAAATTGGACTTCACTATAACATCCCCTACCCGAGACCT atccATCTGCCTCCTATGGGTCTTGCCCATAAACAAGGCCGCACGTTGCGAAACCAGGAAAAGTTAAGGAAGATTTCAAAGCCAATATACCTGAAATCCCATGATGAAGTTTCATAA
- the LYRM1 gene encoding LYR motif-containing protein 1 isoform X1 has product MQTGSVASARCFPKMTPVTRQEVLGLYRKIFRIAKKWQSASGQIEETIKEKEYIKNEAKTLFRKNKNVTDPKLIKQCIEECDARIEIGLHYNIPYPRPIHLPPMGLAHKQGRTLRNQEKLRKISKPIYLKSHDEVS; this is encoded by the exons ATGCAGACGGGCAGCGTGGCCTCGGCGCGCTGCTTCCCGAAG atgACACCAGTTACTCGACAAGAAGTTCTTGGCCTTTACCGCAAGATATTCCGAATAGCCAAAAAATGGCAGTCGGCATCAGGACAGATAGAAGAAACTATTAAAGAGAAAGAGTACATTAAAAATGAAGCCAAAACATTATTCcgaaaaaacaaaaat GTAACAGATCCAAAGCTGATTAAACAGTGTATAGAAGAATGTGATGCAAGAATAGAAATTGGACTTCACTATAACATCCCCTACCCGAGACCT atccATCTGCCTCCTATGGGTCTTGCCCATAAACAAGGCCGCACGTTGCGAAACCAGGAAAAGTTAAGGAAGATTTCAAAGCCAATATACCTGAAATCCCATGATGAAGTTTCATAA